A genomic window from Agrobacterium tumefaciens includes:
- the paaK gene encoding phenylacetate-CoA oxygenase/reductase subunit PaaK: MARFHSLNVTEVRRETRDAVVVTLVPAEEDRAAFDFTQGQYLTFRRKFDGEELRRSYSICAGRDEGVLRVGIKRVDGGCFSSWANEGLKAGDTLEAMPPMGAFFTDIEPEVSKHYLGFAGGSGITPVLSIIKTTLKREPRSSFTLVYANRQISSIMFREELEDLKNSYLGRFSVLHVLESEAQDIDLFTGRVNAEKCAALFKSWIDLTSVTTAFICGPEPMMLAIAGALREHGLRDDQIKFELFASSQPGRARARAQNAHGTDANASCQATVTLDGATRIFNMPKQGQSLLDAALENNIDAPYACKAGVCSTCRAKVIEGETEMEVNHALEDYEVRQGYVLTCQCYPLSDKVVVSYDQ, from the coding sequence CCTTCGATTTCACCCAGGGCCAGTACCTGACCTTCCGCCGCAAGTTCGATGGTGAGGAACTGCGCCGCTCCTATTCGATCTGCGCGGGGCGCGATGAAGGTGTGTTGCGCGTCGGCATCAAGCGGGTGGATGGCGGCTGCTTCTCCAGCTGGGCCAATGAGGGGCTGAAAGCCGGCGATACGCTGGAGGCCATGCCGCCGATGGGGGCCTTCTTCACCGATATCGAACCCGAAGTGTCCAAGCATTACCTCGGCTTTGCCGGCGGCAGCGGCATTACGCCCGTCCTGTCGATCATCAAGACGACGCTCAAGCGCGAGCCGCGCTCCAGCTTCACGCTTGTCTATGCCAACCGCCAGATTTCCTCGATCATGTTTCGTGAGGAACTGGAGGACCTGAAGAACAGCTATCTCGGCCGTTTTTCCGTCCTGCATGTGCTCGAAAGCGAGGCGCAGGACATCGACCTCTTCACCGGCCGCGTCAATGCGGAAAAATGTGCGGCGCTGTTCAAGAGCTGGATCGACCTGACCTCGGTGACGACAGCCTTCATCTGCGGTCCCGAGCCGATGATGCTGGCGATTGCCGGCGCGCTGCGCGAGCACGGGCTGCGCGACGACCAGATCAAGTTCGAGCTTTTCGCCTCTTCGCAGCCAGGCCGCGCACGGGCGAGGGCACAGAATGCCCATGGCACGGATGCGAATGCCAGCTGTCAGGCAACGGTGACGCTCGATGGCGCCACCCGTATCTTCAACATGCCCAAACAGGGCCAGAGCCTGCTCGACGCCGCGCTCGAGAACAATATCGACGCGCCCTATGCCTGCAAGGCCGGCGTCTGCTCCACCTGTCGCGCCAAGGTCATCGAGGGCGAGACTGAGATGGAGGTCAATCACGCGCTTGAAGATTACGAGGTTCGGCAGGGTTACGTGTTGACCTGCCAGTGTTACCCGCTGAGCGACAAGGTCGTCGTCAGCTACGACCAGTAA
- a CDS encoding phenylacetic acid catabolic, which translates to MTHTETMPIEDYLAQGGVLTSPDNVPARYRGELLRLMASFVDSELAGSAGFADIINDAPGIQERICAARIVLEKTDHAGQILKVMESFGADGGRYAVHHPWAERLPRDADIGAARQKGDMRLSVFHYPLGGWVDAVVMNVLMGKAGVIQLRELSHVSYQPLAEVFRRILPREARHLELGIAGLERIAANPAERDTAMASITYWRPRVAASFGLSGSARFGTLARFGLRHTPNETLLAEWQADVEAQLSALKLI; encoded by the coding sequence ATGACCCACACCGAAACGATGCCGATCGAAGACTATCTCGCACAGGGCGGTGTCCTCACCTCCCCGGACAATGTGCCGGCGCGCTATCGCGGCGAATTGCTGCGCCTGATGGCAAGCTTCGTCGACAGCGAACTGGCGGGTTCCGCCGGTTTTGCCGATATCATCAACGACGCGCCGGGTATCCAGGAGCGTATCTGTGCCGCCCGCATCGTGCTCGAAAAGACCGATCATGCCGGCCAGATCCTGAAGGTGATGGAAAGCTTCGGTGCCGATGGCGGACGTTACGCCGTCCACCACCCATGGGCCGAGCGCCTTCCCCGCGACGCCGATATCGGGGCTGCCCGCCAGAAAGGCGATATGCGTCTTTCGGTCTTCCATTATCCGCTTGGCGGCTGGGTCGACGCCGTCGTCATGAATGTGCTGATGGGCAAGGCGGGGGTCATTCAGCTGCGCGAGCTTTCACATGTCTCCTACCAGCCGCTGGCCGAGGTTTTCCGCCGCATCCTGCCGCGTGAGGCGCGCCATCTCGAACTTGGCATCGCCGGTCTTGAGCGCATCGCGGCAAATCCGGCCGAACGTGATACGGCCATGGCCTCCATCACCTATTGGCGCCCGCGGGTTGCGGCGAGCTTCGGGCTTTCCGGCTCGGCGCGCTTTGGCACGCTGGCACGGTTCGGCCTTCGCCATACTCCCAATGAAACACTCCTTGCCGAATGGCAGGCGGACGTCGAAGCGCAATTGTCTGCGCTGAAACTGATCTGA
- the paaZ gene encoding phenylacetic acid degradation bifunctional protein PaaZ: MNVLASRPRRLESYVCGSWTAGAREGVPLLDASTGAPVAFIDSSGIDFASTLAYGREKAGPALRRMSFHERAAMLKALGLALMDRKEEFYALSAATGATRADSWVDIDGGIGTLLSYASKGRRELPNTRVLLDGDAEALSKDGTFSAQHILSPLQGVAVHINAFNFPCWGMLEKLAPTLLAGMPAIVKPASQTAYLTELMVRRMIETGLLPEGAVQLIAGSVGDLLDHVEGQDVVTFTGSASTGRKLKSHPAVIGNSVRFTMEADSLNASVLGIDAGPGTEEFDLFVKEVAREMTSKAGQKCTAIRRVIAPRAHCDALVAALGDRLSKTVLGNPTDENVRMGPLASLDQRDEVRARIRDLLGDAEIVAGDPDMPRIVSGDAEAGAFLNPVLLYCDRPWEAKAVHDVEAFGPVSTVMPYDSAEEAVDLARRGKGSLVASVFTNDPAFAEEVVLGMAPFHGRVMIGNRVSAKSSTGHGSPLPGLVHGGPGRAGGGEELGGMRGVKHYMQRTAIQGSPTLLSAVTGRWVAGAQTQTDGEHPFRKSLAELRIGDQLVTATRRVTLEDIEHFANFTGDTFYAHMDEEAARANPFFEGRVAHGYLIVSFAAGLFVDPAPGPVLANYGVDNLRFLTLVNPGDTLQVQLTCKEINPRVDAEHGEVRWDCRVTNQNDVAVAQYDVLTMVAKTRS; encoded by the coding sequence ATGAACGTTCTGGCGTCCCGGCCTCGCCGGCTCGAAAGCTATGTCTGTGGCAGCTGGACCGCGGGGGCCAGGGAAGGGGTTCCGCTTCTTGACGCCTCGACCGGTGCGCCCGTCGCCTTCATCGATTCGAGTGGCATCGATTTTGCCAGTACCCTTGCCTATGGTCGGGAAAAGGCCGGTCCGGCGTTGCGTCGCATGTCCTTCCATGAACGGGCCGCGATGCTGAAGGCGCTTGGCCTGGCGCTGATGGACCGCAAGGAAGAATTTTATGCGCTTTCCGCCGCCACCGGCGCCACCCGTGCCGACAGCTGGGTCGACATTGACGGCGGCATCGGCACGTTGCTTTCCTACGCCTCCAAGGGCCGGCGCGAACTGCCCAATACGCGTGTGCTGCTCGATGGCGATGCCGAGGCTTTGTCGAAGGACGGCACCTTCTCCGCCCAGCATATTCTAAGCCCGCTTCAAGGCGTGGCAGTGCACATCAACGCCTTCAATTTTCCCTGCTGGGGCATGCTGGAAAAGCTTGCCCCGACGCTGCTTGCCGGCATGCCGGCAATCGTCAAACCCGCTAGCCAGACGGCCTATCTGACGGAACTGATGGTGCGCCGGATGATTGAGACAGGGCTTCTGCCGGAAGGTGCGGTGCAGCTTATTGCTGGCTCGGTCGGCGATCTACTGGATCATGTCGAGGGTCAGGACGTCGTCACCTTCACCGGATCGGCCTCCACCGGCCGTAAACTAAAGAGCCATCCTGCCGTCATCGGCAATTCCGTCCGCTTCACCATGGAAGCCGATAGCCTGAACGCTTCCGTGCTCGGCATCGATGCCGGTCCCGGAACCGAGGAATTCGATCTCTTCGTCAAGGAAGTTGCCCGTGAAATGACGTCGAAAGCCGGGCAGAAATGCACGGCTATCCGCCGTGTCATCGCGCCGCGCGCCCATTGTGATGCGCTGGTCGCGGCTTTGGGCGACCGGCTGAGCAAGACGGTGCTCGGCAATCCCACCGACGAAAACGTCCGCATGGGCCCGCTCGCCAGCCTCGACCAGCGCGACGAAGTGCGCGCCCGCATCCGCGATCTGCTCGGCGATGCGGAAATCGTTGCCGGTGATCCCGATATGCCGCGCATCGTTTCCGGTGACGCCGAGGCCGGCGCCTTTCTCAATCCGGTGCTGCTTTATTGCGACCGGCCATGGGAGGCGAAGGCCGTGCATGACGTGGAGGCTTTCGGCCCGGTCAGCACCGTCATGCCCTATGACAGTGCCGAGGAGGCCGTTGATCTCGCGCGTCGTGGCAAGGGCAGTCTCGTCGCCTCGGTCTTCACCAATGATCCGGCCTTTGCGGAAGAGGTCGTGCTTGGCATGGCGCCGTTCCATGGCCGGGTGATGATCGGCAACCGCGTCAGCGCCAAGTCTTCCACTGGCCACGGTTCGCCCTTGCCCGGCCTCGTCCATGGCGGTCCCGGCCGCGCCGGTGGCGGTGAGGAGCTTGGCGGCATGCGCGGCGTCAAACATTACATGCAGCGCACTGCCATACAGGGCTCGCCGACACTTCTTTCAGCGGTCACCGGCCGCTGGGTTGCCGGTGCGCAGACCCAAACGGACGGCGAGCATCCATTCCGAAAATCGCTGGCGGAGCTTCGCATCGGCGATCAGCTCGTCACCGCCACCCGTCGGGTGACGCTGGAGGATATCGAACATTTCGCCAATTTTACCGGCGACACATTCTACGCGCATATGGACGAGGAAGCGGCCAGGGCCAATCCGTTCTTCGAAGGACGCGTTGCCCACGGTTACCTGATCGTCTCCTTCGCGGCAGGCCTTTTCGTCGATCCGGCACCGGGTCCGGTGCTTGCCAATTACGGTGTCGACAATCTGCGCTTCCTCACGCTGGTCAATCCGGGGGACACGTTGCAGGTGCAGCTGACCTGCAAGGAAATCAATCCGCGCGTCGATGCCGAGCACGGGGAGGTGCGCTGGGACTGCAGGGTCACCAACCAGAATGATGTTGCCGTCGCCCAGTATGACGTTCTGACCATGGTGGCGAAAACGAGAAGCTGA
- a CDS encoding TetR/AcrR family transcriptional regulator: MARTRAVDFEEKQRGILTSAAAVFAEVGMEKASMSMIASHSNVSKALLYHYYPGKDALIFDIVRTHLTELDGAIEAADRSDVAPQERLRLLVKAVMKNYEGRDNEHKVQLNGTSALSQEQLAELQAIERRIVKRFSGVIQQVNPDLNRDRPLLMPVTMSLFGMMNWVYMWFRPNGPVTRDEYADIATTLILEGVKAVR; the protein is encoded by the coding sequence ATGGCACGGACGCGGGCAGTTGATTTCGAGGAAAAACAGCGTGGCATTCTGACGAGTGCTGCGGCGGTGTTTGCCGAGGTGGGCATGGAGAAGGCTTCCATGTCGATGATCGCCTCGCACAGCAATGTCTCCAAGGCCCTGCTCTATCACTATTATCCCGGCAAGGACGCGTTGATCTTCGACATCGTCCGCACGCACCTGACGGAACTCGACGGCGCGATCGAAGCGGCGGATCGTAGCGATGTGGCGCCGCAGGAGCGCCTGCGCCTTCTCGTGAAGGCCGTCATGAAGAACTACGAAGGCCGCGATAACGAACACAAGGTGCAGCTCAACGGCACCAGCGCGCTGTCGCAGGAACAGCTTGCAGAGCTGCAGGCGATCGAAAGACGGATCGTTAAGCGCTTCTCCGGCGTGATACAGCAGGTCAACCCCGACCTTAACCGGGACCGGCCATTGCTGATGCCAGTGACCATGTCGCTCTTTGGCATGATGAACTGGGTCTATATGTGGTTCAGGCCGAACGGCCCGGTCACGCGCGACGAATATGCGGATATAGCAACCACGCTCATCCTCGAAGGCGTCAAGGCCGTGCGCTGA
- the paaF gene encoding phenylacetate--CoA ligase — MEDLSPRPGDLDTIETASRDEISALQLERMKWSLTHAYENSPFYRQRFDEVGVHPSDLKTLSDLAKFPFTTKKDLRDTYPFGMFAVPREKLARIHASSGTTGKPTVVGYTAKDIDTWATVVARSIRASGGRAGDIVHVAYGYGLFTGGLGAHYGAEKLGCTVVPISGGMTERQVTLMQDFKPRIIMVTPSYMLSILDEFRRHGIDPRESSLAVGIFGAEPWTNSMRQEIEQAFDMHAVDIYGLSEVMGPGVANECVETKDGLHIWEDHFYPEIIDPVTGDVLPDGELGELVFTTLTKEGLPIVRYRTRDLTRLLPGTARSMRRMEKITGRSDDMMILRGVNVFPTQIEEQILKCRGLAPHFQIELSRSGRMDNMTVHVECTLDATDEGARTGSAKELAHHIKSVVGVSTKISVHEPGGVARSEGKAKRVVDNRPKE, encoded by the coding sequence ATGGAAGACCTTTCCCCCCGCCCCGGCGACCTCGACACGATCGAGACGGCGTCGCGCGACGAGATTTCCGCGCTGCAGCTTGAGCGCATGAAGTGGTCGCTGACCCACGCCTACGAGAATTCCCCCTTTTACCGCCAGCGCTTCGATGAGGTCGGCGTTCACCCCTCAGACCTGAAGACATTGTCGGATCTCGCAAAATTCCCCTTCACCACCAAGAAGGACCTGCGCGACACCTATCCGTTCGGGATGTTCGCCGTGCCGCGCGAAAAGCTCGCCCGCATCCACGCCTCCTCCGGCACCACCGGCAAGCCGACCGTCGTTGGCTACACCGCAAAGGACATCGACACCTGGGCAACCGTCGTCGCCCGCTCGATCCGCGCCTCGGGCGGCCGTGCCGGCGATATCGTCCATGTCGCCTATGGTTATGGCCTGTTCACCGGTGGCCTCGGCGCGCATTACGGCGCAGAGAAACTCGGCTGCACGGTCGTGCCGATCTCCGGCGGCATGACAGAACGCCAGGTAACCTTGATGCAGGATTTCAAGCCGCGCATCATCATGGTCACGCCTTCCTATATGCTCTCCATCCTCGACGAGTTCCGCCGTCATGGGATCGACCCGCGCGAAAGCTCCCTCGCCGTCGGTATTTTCGGCGCCGAACCATGGACCAATTCGATGCGGCAGGAGATCGAGCAGGCCTTCGACATGCACGCCGTCGATATCTACGGTCTTTCGGAAGTGATGGGGCCGGGCGTCGCCAACGAATGCGTCGAGACGAAGGACGGCCTGCACATCTGGGAGGATCATTTCTACCCCGAAATCATCGATCCGGTGACCGGTGACGTGCTGCCGGATGGCGAACTTGGCGAACTGGTCTTCACGACACTGACCAAGGAAGGCCTACCGATCGTGCGCTACCGCACGCGGGACCTGACACGGCTTCTCCCCGGCACGGCGCGATCCATGCGCCGCATGGAGAAGATAACCGGACGTTCCGACGACATGATGATCCTGCGCGGCGTCAATGTTTTCCCCACGCAGATCGAGGAACAGATCCTGAAATGTCGCGGCCTTGCCCCTCATTTCCAGATCGAGCTCAGCCGTTCGGGCCGTATGGACAACATGACGGTTCACGTCGAATGTACGCTGGACGCGACCGACGAGGGCGCACGCACCGGATCTGCGAAAGAGCTTGCCCACCACATCAAGAGCGTGGTTGGCGTTTCCACGAAGATTTCGGTGCATGAGCCCGGAGGCGTGGCGCGCTCGGAAGGCAAGGCGAAGCGGGTGGTGGACAACCGCCCGAAAGAATGA
- the paaI gene encoding hydroxyphenylacetyl-CoA thioesterase PaaI, with amino-acid sequence MSAASLSPQAMAEACAKAMWDDDNATRHIGMELLAIAPGEATITMTIAETMTNGHGTCHGGYIFTLADSAFAFACNTYNQRTVAQHCSVTYIAPAFKGDRLTATAREVSRRGRAGIYDIRITNQEGEHVAEFRGHSRTVKGTHLPE; translated from the coding sequence ATGAGCGCCGCCAGCCTTTCCCCGCAGGCGATGGCCGAAGCCTGCGCCAAAGCCATGTGGGACGATGACAACGCCACCCGCCATATTGGCATGGAGCTTCTTGCGATCGCGCCCGGCGAGGCGACGATCACGATGACGATTGCCGAAACCATGACGAATGGCCATGGCACCTGCCATGGCGGTTACATCTTCACACTGGCGGATTCGGCCTTCGCCTTTGCCTGCAACACCTATAACCAGCGCACCGTCGCCCAGCACTGTTCGGTGACCTATATCGCGCCGGCCTTCAAGGGCGACCGGCTGACGGCGACGGCACGGGAGGTGTCACGCCGCGGACGGGCCGGGATCTACGATATCCGCATCACCAATCAGGAGGGCGAGCACGTCGCGGAATTCCGCGGCCACTCGCGAACAGTCAAGGGTACCCATCTGCCGGAATAA
- the paaB gene encoding 2-(1,2-epoxy-1,2-dihydrophenyl)acetyl-CoA isomerase, whose protein sequence is MSDSDTILSAFADGVLSLTLNRPDRLNAFNEEMHLALRAGFERAHADADVRAVLLTGAGRGFCAGQDLGDRDPKKGVPDLGHTIETFYNPLLRLIRSLEKPVICAVNGVAAGAGANIAFACDITLAARSARFIQAFAKIGLVPDSGGTWSLPRLIGEARAKALTLTAEPLAAETAADWGLIWRSVDDDKLLEEASALAKRLAAGPTKGLGMTKRAIQAAATNSLDQQLDLERDLQREAGRSADYAEGVAAFLEKRKPEFKGK, encoded by the coding sequence ATGTCGGATTCAGACACTATTCTGTCTGCGTTTGCCGATGGCGTTCTCAGCCTGACGCTGAACCGCCCGGACAGGCTCAATGCCTTCAATGAAGAAATGCATCTTGCACTACGCGCCGGTTTCGAGCGCGCCCATGCGGATGCGGATGTCCGCGCCGTCCTGTTGACAGGTGCCGGCCGCGGTTTCTGCGCGGGGCAAGACCTTGGCGATCGTGACCCTAAGAAGGGCGTGCCGGACCTCGGCCACACCATCGAGACCTTCTATAATCCGTTGCTGCGCCTGATCCGCAGCCTGGAAAAGCCGGTCATCTGTGCCGTGAACGGCGTCGCCGCCGGCGCTGGCGCCAATATCGCCTTTGCCTGCGATATCACCCTCGCCGCCCGCTCCGCCCGCTTCATCCAGGCCTTTGCCAAGATCGGCCTCGTGCCGGATTCCGGCGGCACCTGGAGCCTGCCGCGTCTGATTGGCGAGGCCCGTGCCAAGGCGCTCACGCTTACAGCAGAACCGCTTGCAGCCGAAACCGCCGCCGACTGGGGGCTGATCTGGCGCTCCGTCGATGACGACAAGTTGCTGGAAGAGGCATCCGCGCTCGCCAAACGCCTCGCCGCAGGCCCAACGAAAGGGCTTGGCATGACGAAGCGCGCCATACAGGCGGCTGCGACGAACTCGCTGGATCAGCAGCTCGACCTCGAACGCGACTTGCAGCGCGAGGCCGGGCGCAGCGCCGATTATGCCGAAGGCGTTGCCGCCTTCCTCGAAAAGCGCAAACCGGAGTTCAAAGGCAAATGA